A window of Candidatus Kinetoplastibacterium crithidii (ex Angomonas deanei ATCC 30255) contains these coding sequences:
- the rplU gene encoding 50S ribosomal protein L21, producing MYAVIKTGGKQYRITTGQKIKIEQIPADIGQEIVIDQVLLLESDEKVTIGTPTVLGATVKATILAQGKHDKIKIFKIRRRKHYQKHQGHRQKYSEIIIKEICTN from the coding sequence ATGTACGCGGTCATAAAAACTGGTGGAAAACAATATCGTATAACCACTGGCCAAAAAATCAAAATAGAACAGATACCTGCAGACATTGGGCAAGAGATTGTAATTGATCAAGTTCTGTTGTTAGAATCTGATGAAAAAGTAACTATTGGCACTCCTACAGTATTAGGAGCAACAGTAAAAGCTACAATCCTTGCTCAAGGCAAACATGATAAAATAAAAATATTTAAAATTAGGCGTCGCAAACACTACCAAAAACACCAAGGTCATAGGCAAAAATATTCTGAAATTATTATAAAGGAAATTTGTACAAATTAG
- the rpmA gene encoding 50S ribosomal protein L27, translating into MAHKKGGGSTRNGRDSESKRLGVKMFGGQQITAGSIIVRQRGTKFHPGINVGVGKDHTLFALKNGVIQFKVKGLLKKQTVSVL; encoded by the coding sequence ATGGCACATAAGAAAGGCGGAGGCTCTACTCGCAATGGGCGTGACTCAGAATCAAAAAGATTAGGAGTTAAAATGTTTGGCGGACAACAAATTACAGCTGGCTCAATCATTGTGCGCCAAAGAGGAACAAAATTTCATCCAGGAATTAATGTGGGAGTAGGTAAAGACCACACATTATTCGCTTTAAAAAACGGAGTAATACAATTTAAAGTAAAAGGTCTACTAAAAAAACAAACTGTTTCAGTTCTATAA
- the cgtA gene encoding Obg family GTPase CgtA: MKFVDEVTIEVIAGNGGNGVASFRREKFIPKGGPNGGDGGRGGSVHAIADDNINTLVDFRYTRIFKAKNGENGKGSDKYGAAAEDIFLKVPVGTLIKNANTNELLADLNKNGDIVTLAKGGRGGLGNLHFKSSVNRAPRQFTLGENGESYKIQLELRILADVGLLGLPNSGKSTLISKISNARPKVADYPFTTLYPNLGVVRVSESNSFTVADIPGLIPGASTGAGLGHLFLRHLTRSLLLIHIVDISSINYEKNLSKIEKDFKDILLELSSYSDDLAQKQRWLVLNKSDLVPDQDIHELEFNIQKKLKWDGPIFTISAITKNGLEKLIYAIHKYLLTIKKN, from the coding sequence ATGAAATTTGTAGATGAGGTAACCATTGAAGTTATCGCTGGAAATGGCGGTAATGGAGTAGCTAGTTTTAGAAGAGAAAAATTTATTCCTAAAGGAGGACCTAACGGAGGAGATGGAGGGAGAGGAGGAAGCGTACATGCAATAGCAGATGATAATATAAATACTCTAGTAGATTTCCGTTACACTAGAATATTTAAGGCAAAAAATGGTGAAAATGGAAAAGGCTCAGATAAATATGGAGCTGCAGCTGAAGATATTTTCCTCAAAGTTCCAGTTGGAACATTAATAAAGAATGCTAATACTAACGAATTATTAGCAGATCTTAATAAAAATGGAGATATCGTTACTTTAGCAAAAGGTGGCCGAGGAGGATTAGGCAATTTACACTTTAAATCAAGTGTGAATCGAGCCCCTCGTCAGTTTACACTTGGTGAAAATGGCGAAAGTTATAAAATTCAATTAGAATTAAGAATTCTAGCTGATGTTGGCTTATTAGGATTGCCTAATAGTGGCAAATCTACATTAATATCAAAAATATCAAATGCACGACCAAAAGTTGCAGACTACCCTTTTACTACTTTATACCCAAATTTAGGAGTGGTTCGTGTGTCAGAATCTAATAGCTTCACTGTGGCTGATATCCCAGGTCTTATACCAGGAGCATCAACAGGAGCAGGTCTTGGTCACTTATTTTTACGTCATCTAACTAGATCCCTACTATTAATACATATTGTAGATATTTCATCAATAAACTATGAAAAAAATCTTAGCAAAATTGAGAAAGATTTTAAAGATATTCTTTTAGAATTATCCTCTTACAGTGACGATTTAGCACAGAAACAAAGATGGCTAGTGCTGAATAAAAGTGACCTAGTCCCAGATCAAGACATTCATGAGCTGGAATTTAATATTCAGAAAAAGCTCAAGTGGGATGGCCCAATATTTACAATATCTGCCATCACTAAAAATGGCTTAGAAAAACTAATATACGCAATTCACAAATATTTGCTTACAATCAAAAAAAATTAG
- a CDS encoding HesA/MoeB/ThiF family protein, whose protein sequence is MNDKQLMRYARHILLENYGVKQQKKIMNSNILVVGLGGLGSSAVIYLASSGIGNMTLIDDDVVDISNLQRQILHNSKRVGQLKVDSARKTILDLNPEVNVTTFHCRVNEELLNNILDPIDIVLDCSDNFETRYLLNRMCFKFKKILVSGAAIRFSGQVSVYDLRDQNNPCYNCLFPSESVDLLENENCSTTGVFAPLVGIVGSIQASEAMKILAGIGSDDDSLIGKLLRLNILDMTFKTSKFDKDNNCLVCRSNFF, encoded by the coding sequence ATGAATGATAAACAGTTGATGAGATATGCCCGCCATATTTTACTGGAAAATTATGGTGTTAAACAACAGAAAAAAATCATGAACTCTAATATTCTAGTAGTTGGTCTAGGTGGTTTAGGTTCATCAGCAGTTATTTACCTAGCTTCTTCTGGTATTGGAAACATGACTTTAATAGATGATGACGTAGTTGATATTAGCAATCTACAAAGGCAAATTCTACATAATTCTAAAAGAGTTGGACAGTTAAAGGTTGATTCTGCAAGAAAGACTATTTTAGATCTTAACCCTGAAGTTAATGTTACCACTTTCCATTGTAGAGTTAATGAAGAATTATTAAATAATATTTTAGATCCAATAGATATAGTATTGGATTGTTCTGATAACTTTGAAACTAGGTATTTATTAAATAGAATGTGTTTCAAATTTAAGAAAATACTTGTTTCAGGCGCGGCCATACGTTTTAGTGGCCAAGTAAGTGTGTATGATTTAAGGGACCAAAACAATCCTTGTTACAATTGTCTTTTTCCATCTGAAAGTGTAGATTTACTGGAAAATGAGAATTGTTCTACCACAGGAGTCTTTGCTCCTTTAGTTGGCATAGTTGGTAGTATACAAGCTTCTGAGGCAATGAAAATATTAGCAGGAATAGGTAGCGATGACGATAGTCTAATAGGAAAACTTCTTCGTTTAAATATTCTTGATATGACTTTCAAAACATCTAAATTTGATAAAGATAATAATTGCTTAGTATGTAGATCTAATTTTTTTTGA